A window from Sus scrofa isolate TJ Tabasco breed Duroc chromosome 2, Sscrofa11.1, whole genome shotgun sequence encodes these proteins:
- the CHST1 gene encoding carbohydrate sulfotransferase 1 yields the protein MQCSWKAVLLLALASIAIQYTAIRTFTAKSFHTCPGLAEAGLAERLCEEGPTFAYNLSRKTHILILATTRSGSSFVGQLFNQHLDVFYLFEPLYHVQNTLIPRFTQGKSPADRRVMLGASRDLLRSLYDCDLYFLENYIKPPPVNHTTDRIFRRGASRVLCSRPVCDPPGSADLVLEEGDCVRKCGLLNLTLAAEACRERSHVAIKTVRVPEVNDLRALVEDPRLNLKVIQLVRDPRGILASRSETFRDTYRLWRLWYGTGRKPYNLDVTQLTTVCEDFSNSVSTGLMRPAWLKGKYMLVRYEDLARNPMKKTEEIYGFLGIPLDSHVARWIQNNTRGDPTLGKHKYGTVRNSAATAEKWRFRLSYDIVAFAQNACQRVLAQLGYKMASSEEELKNPSISLVEERDFRPFS from the coding sequence ATGCAATGTTCCTGGAAGGCGGTCCTCCTCCTTGCGCTGGCCTCCATCGCCATCCAGTACACGGCCATCCGCACCTTCACCGCCAAGTCCTTCCACACCTGCCCGGGGCTGGCGGAAGCGGGGCTGGCCGAGCGGCTGTGCGAGGAGGGCCCGACCTTCGCCTATAACCTCTCCCGcaagacccacatcctcatcctggCCACCACCCGCAGCGGCTCCTCCTTCGTGGGCCAGCTCTTCAACCAGCACCTGGACGTCTTCTACCTGTTCGAGCCCCTCTACCACGTCCAGAACACGCTCATCCCTCGCTTCACCCAGGGCAAGAGCCCCGCGGACCGGCGGGTCATGCTGGGCGCCAGCCGCGACCTGCTGAGGAGCCTCTACGACTGTGACCTCTATTTCCTGGAGAACTACATCAAGCCGCCGCCCGTCAACCACACCACCGACCGCATCTTCCGCCGCGGGGCCAGCAGGGTCCTGTGCTCGCGCCCCGTGTGCGACCCTCCCGGCTCCGCGGACCTGGTGCTGGAGGAGGGGGACTGCGTGCGCAAGTGCGGCTTGCTGAACTTGACCCTGGCGGCCGAGGCCTGCCGCGAGCGCAGCCACGTGGCCATTAAGACGGTGCGCGTGCCCGAGGTAAACGACCTGCGGGCCCTGGTTGAAGACCCCCGGTTGAACCTCAAGGTCATCCAGCTGGTCCGAGACCCGCGTGGCATCCTGGCTTCCCGCAGCGAGACCTTCCGCGACACGTACCGGCTCTGGCGGCTCTGGTACGGCACCGGGAGGAAGCCCTACAACCTGGACGTGACGCAGCTGACCACGGTGTGCGAGGACTTCTCCAACTCCGTGTCCACCGGCCTCATGCGGCCCGCGTGGCTCAAGGGCAAGTACATGTTGGTGCGCTACGAGGACCTGGCCAGGAACCCCATGAAGAAGACCGAGGAGATCTACGGTTTCCTGGGCATCCCCTTGGACAGCCACGTGGCGCGCTGGATCCAGAACAACACGCGGGGCGACCCCACCTTGGGCAAGCACAAATACGGCACCGTGCGCAACTCGGCGGCCACAGCCGAGAAGTGGCGCTTCCGCCTCTCCTACGACATCGTGGCCTTTGCCCAGAACGCCTGTCAGCGGGTACTGGCGCAGCTGGGCTACAAGATGGCCAGCTCCGAGGAGGAGCTCAAAAACCCTTCCATCAGCCTGGTGGAGGAGCGGGACTTCCGCCCCTTCTCGTGA